From a single Leucoraja erinacea ecotype New England chromosome 38, Leri_hhj_1, whole genome shotgun sequence genomic region:
- the LOC129714203 gene encoding cytochrome c oxidase subunit 7A2, mitochondrial, which translates to MKSLLTLHRLASRSFSTSGRSQLKNRVLEHQKLFQADNNLPVHLKGGAVDAVLYRITMAITVGGTLFSFYSLFQAALPKPKA; encoded by the exons ATGAAGTCCCTCCTG ACTCTGCACCGCCTGGCCTCCAGATCCTTCTCAACCTctggcagaagccaattaaagaaCAGAGTCTTGGAGCATCAGAAACTCTTTCAG GCAGACAACAACCTACCTGTTCACCTGAAGGGAGGAGCAGTGGACGCAGTATTGTATCGGATCACCATGGCCATCACAGTTGGAG GTACCTTGTTCTCCTTCTACAGTTTATTCCAGGCAGCGCTGCCAAAACCAAAGGCATGA